From Actinoplanes oblitus, a single genomic window includes:
- a CDS encoding LppU/SCO3897 family protein, producing the protein MSNPVEPTPYGANVPPATGGPAYPPPNGGAAGFPPPNAGAQGFPPAGGAQGFPPAPGAPGAPGFPGALPTPPKKSAGKKVLSVLGVIAVIIVVAGLKFGLRSALSSDPTADAKVGDCISVNSALKDEASDTDAKIVECSSSDAKFTVIGRVEGVSDVNSTACDKFFKEGDEGAVLSSDKGKGYLLCVKTK; encoded by the coding sequence ATGTCGAACCCGGTTGAGCCGACTCCGTACGGCGCGAACGTTCCGCCGGCCACCGGCGGTCCGGCCTACCCGCCGCCGAACGGTGGCGCCGCCGGCTTCCCGCCGCCGAACGCCGGCGCCCAGGGCTTCCCGCCGGCCGGTGGCGCTCAGGGCTTCCCGCCGGCTCCGGGCGCTCCCGGCGCCCCGGGCTTCCCCGGTGCCCTCCCGACCCCGCCGAAGAAGTCGGCGGGCAAGAAGGTGCTCAGCGTCCTCGGCGTGATCGCCGTGATCATCGTGGTCGCCGGGCTGAAGTTCGGCCTGCGCAGCGCGCTCTCCTCGGACCCGACCGCGGATGCCAAGGTCGGTGACTGCATCTCGGTGAACAGCGCTCTGAAGGACGAGGCGTCGGACACCGACGCCAAGATCGTCGAGTGCTCCTCGTCGGACGCCAAGTTCACCGTGATCGGCCGCGTCGAAGGCGTCAGCGACGTGAACAGCACGGCGTGCGACAAGTTCTTCAAGGAGGGCGACGAGGGCGCCGTGCTCTCCAGCGACAAGGGCAAGGGCTACCTGCTCTGCGTGAAGACCAAGTAA
- a CDS encoding uracil-DNA glycosylase, translating to MQPSEASPRTPEGVAAQAASAASLPVLDARVADCFACPRLVAWRTDVATVKRASFRDQDYWGRPVPGFGPADASIAVLGLAPAAHGGNRTGRIFTGDRSGDVLFAALHRAGLANQPTSVAADDGLELRHTRIFSAVRCAPPDNKPTPQERDTCAPWFQHELTLIRPTLQAVVTLGAFAWAAWWPAMRSAYGVRPPVPRPKFGHGAEVHLPGVPPVLGCFHVSQQNTFTGRLTPGMLDEVFTRAKVLAGLA from the coding sequence GTGCAACCGTCCGAGGCGTCACCGCGTACCCCCGAGGGGGTTGCCGCACAGGCGGCCTCGGCCGCCTCGCTGCCCGTGCTGGACGCGCGCGTCGCGGATTGTTTCGCCTGTCCCCGGCTGGTCGCCTGGCGCACCGACGTGGCCACGGTCAAGCGCGCCTCGTTCCGTGACCAGGATTACTGGGGGCGCCCGGTGCCCGGTTTCGGCCCGGCGGACGCCTCGATCGCCGTGCTGGGCCTCGCGCCCGCCGCGCACGGCGGCAACCGGACCGGCCGGATCTTCACCGGCGACCGCTCCGGCGACGTGCTCTTCGCCGCCCTGCACCGCGCCGGGCTGGCCAACCAGCCGACCAGCGTCGCCGCCGATGACGGCCTGGAGCTGCGGCACACCCGGATCTTCTCGGCGGTGCGCTGCGCCCCGCCGGACAACAAGCCCACCCCACAGGAGCGGGACACCTGCGCGCCCTGGTTCCAGCATGAGCTGACGCTCATCAGACCCACCTTGCAGGCCGTGGTCACGCTTGGCGCGTTCGCCTGGGCCGCCTGGTGGCCGGCGATGCGATCGGCGTACGGGGTACGCCCGCCCGTCCCTCGCCCGAAATTCGGGCACGGCGCCGAGGTGCACCTGCCCGGCGTGCCCCCGGTGCTGGGCTGCTTCCACGTCAGCCAGCAGAACACCTTCACCGGCCGGCTCACCCCCGGCATGCTGGACGAGGTGTTCACCCGTGCGAAGGTTCTGGCGGGCCTGGCATGA
- a CDS encoding DUF4129 domain-containing protein: protein MDLKMVRRWWPLAAVIGLLFVTSLAATRSAPQLDRITPRATATPTQAPLLPPTARPTPSSTTETPVEAARGLPDWVGTATTVILVILVVVMVVVLSWALIRDAGRRRRNRTGRLAPRRAGQTAEDLVAALDAGLEELSDTDRDPRRAVIACWVRLEQAAAAAGTPRHPGDSPTDLVGRLLAEQRVDATVLAALMEVYREARYATHAVDDHMRQQARYALERLRADLGALA from the coding sequence ATGGACCTCAAGATGGTGCGCCGCTGGTGGCCGCTGGCCGCCGTCATCGGCCTGCTCTTCGTGACCTCGCTGGCGGCCACCCGATCCGCGCCGCAACTGGACCGGATCACGCCGAGAGCGACAGCCACGCCCACCCAGGCGCCGCTGCTGCCGCCCACCGCCCGCCCGACGCCCTCGTCGACCACCGAGACCCCGGTCGAGGCGGCCCGCGGCCTGCCCGACTGGGTCGGCACCGCGACCACGGTCATCCTGGTCATCCTGGTGGTCGTCATGGTGGTGGTGCTGTCCTGGGCGCTGATCCGGGACGCCGGTCGCCGGCGGCGCAACCGGACCGGCCGCCTCGCCCCGCGTCGCGCCGGGCAGACCGCCGAGGACCTGGTCGCCGCGCTCGACGCCGGCCTGGAGGAGCTCTCCGACACCGACCGTGACCCGCGTCGCGCGGTGATCGCCTGCTGGGTGCGCCTGGAGCAGGCGGCCGCCGCGGCCGGCACCCCGCGGCATCCCGGCGACAGCCCGACCGACCTGGTCGGCCGGCTGCTCGCCGAGCAGCGGGTGGACGCGACGGTGCTGGCCGCGCTGATGGAGGTGTACCGGGAGGCCCGGTACGCCACGCACGCCGTCGACGACCACATGCGCCAGCAGGCCCGGTACGCGCTGGAGCGCCTGCGCGCCGACCTCGGGGCCCTGGCATGA
- a CDS encoding AAA family ATPase produces MTQQGVQALPPYEVGRLAGAVLDAVNSVVVGKREALELVLAGILAGGHVLLEDLPGLGKTLTARSFAQALGLDFRRLQFTPDLLPADVTGSFLYDQRKGDFAFRAGPVFTNMLLADEINRTPPKTQSALLEAMQEKQVSVEGVTYRLDPPFHVLATANPIEYEGTYPLPEAQLDRFLLRVSFGYPTAEEEWEVMRRRMSRRQEEAQLAPVVDARTLQVMQAALESVTVEDSIGRYIVSLAAATREHSAVLVGSSPRGSLALLLLARARAAMSGRDYVVPEDVKDVAVPALAHRITLRPEMWLRQVNPAFVVQEVLSAVPAPASGALPTYARHD; encoded by the coding sequence GTGACGCAGCAAGGCGTGCAGGCTCTTCCCCCGTACGAGGTGGGGCGGCTGGCCGGCGCGGTCCTCGACGCCGTGAACAGCGTCGTGGTCGGCAAGCGGGAGGCGCTCGAGCTGGTGCTGGCCGGCATCCTGGCCGGCGGGCACGTCCTGCTGGAGGACCTGCCCGGCCTGGGCAAGACGCTTACCGCGCGCTCCTTCGCCCAGGCGCTCGGGCTCGACTTCCGGCGTCTGCAGTTCACCCCCGACCTGCTGCCCGCCGACGTCACCGGCTCGTTCCTCTACGACCAGCGCAAGGGCGACTTCGCGTTCCGGGCCGGCCCGGTCTTCACCAACATGCTGCTGGCCGACGAGATCAACCGGACGCCGCCGAAGACCCAGTCCGCCCTGCTCGAGGCGATGCAGGAGAAACAGGTGTCGGTGGAGGGCGTGACGTACCGCCTGGACCCGCCGTTCCACGTGCTGGCCACCGCCAACCCGATCGAGTACGAGGGCACGTACCCGCTGCCCGAGGCACAGCTCGACCGGTTCCTGCTCCGGGTGTCGTTCGGCTATCCGACCGCCGAGGAGGAGTGGGAGGTGATGCGCCGCCGGATGTCCCGCCGTCAGGAGGAGGCGCAGCTCGCCCCGGTGGTCGACGCCCGGACGCTGCAGGTCATGCAGGCCGCGCTGGAGTCGGTGACGGTCGAGGACTCGATCGGCCGGTACATCGTGTCGCTGGCCGCGGCCACCCGCGAGCACAGCGCGGTGCTGGTCGGCTCGTCCCCGCGTGGCTCGCTCGCGCTGCTCCTGCTGGCCCGGGCCCGGGCGGCGATGTCCGGCCGGGACTACGTGGTGCCGGAGGACGTGAAGGACGTCGCGGTGCCGGCCCTGGCCCACCGGATCACGCTGCGCCCGGAGATGTGGCTGCGCCAGGTGAACCCGGCGTTCGTGGTGCAGGAGGTGCTCAGCGCGGTGCCGGCCCCGGCCAGCGGGGCGCTTCCCACGTACGCGCGGCATGACTGA
- a CDS encoding DUF58 domain-containing protein — MTEPVAPSWAPTRALGRSVLLTGLLLLLGVALGRVDLVLLAAPFAIGAALNLRRMPQAVPEVTITADEAHLVEGGAVQAGLTVANPDALGYDLVVVRTKTSPWLRLQHADRPFAITVPSDGWAAIDLPGEALRWGRQDVGPAAAAAAACGGLLSCRPVVTPAHGVRVYPVTEPFKATESMPAAAGLVGAHRSRRLGEGGELAGVRQFAPGDRLRRIDWRVSLRTRDLHVASTLSDRDAEVLLLLDLLGEVGLSGGVGGTSSVLDTTVRAAAAISEHYLHRGDRVSLLEYGATARRLRAASGRRQYLTVLEWLLDVHADPVDEEYEPALGSHQISTSALVVVLTPLIDPRAADMLAQLTQAGRFVVAVDTLPADAAPPVRNQWSPLGTRLWRIERENVLGRLREHGVPVVSWAGAGSLDLVLRDVARMAAAPRGR, encoded by the coding sequence ATGACTGAACCTGTCGCTCCGAGCTGGGCGCCGACCCGGGCGCTCGGCCGCTCGGTGCTGCTCACCGGGCTGCTCCTGCTGCTCGGCGTGGCGCTGGGCCGGGTCGACCTGGTCCTGCTGGCCGCTCCGTTCGCGATCGGCGCGGCGCTGAACCTGCGCCGGATGCCGCAGGCGGTGCCCGAGGTGACCATCACCGCCGACGAGGCCCACCTGGTCGAGGGCGGCGCGGTGCAGGCCGGCCTGACCGTGGCCAACCCGGACGCCCTCGGCTACGACCTGGTGGTGGTCCGCACCAAGACCTCACCGTGGCTGCGCCTGCAACACGCCGACCGGCCGTTCGCGATCACCGTCCCGTCCGACGGCTGGGCCGCGATCGACCTGCCCGGCGAGGCGCTGCGCTGGGGCCGGCAGGACGTCGGACCGGCCGCCGCGGCGGCGGCCGCCTGCGGTGGGCTGCTGTCCTGCCGCCCGGTGGTCACCCCGGCGCACGGCGTCCGGGTCTACCCGGTCACCGAGCCGTTCAAGGCCACCGAGTCGATGCCGGCCGCCGCCGGCCTGGTCGGCGCGCACCGCTCGCGGCGGCTCGGCGAGGGCGGCGAGCTGGCCGGCGTGCGGCAGTTCGCGCCCGGCGACCGGCTGCGCCGCATCGACTGGCGGGTGTCGCTGCGCACCCGGGACCTGCACGTCGCGTCCACCCTCTCGGACCGGGACGCCGAGGTGCTGCTGCTGCTCGACCTGCTCGGCGAGGTGGGCCTCTCCGGCGGGGTGGGCGGCACGTCGTCGGTGCTGGACACCACGGTCCGGGCCGCCGCCGCGATCAGCGAGCACTACCTGCACCGCGGCGACCGGGTGTCGTTGCTGGAGTACGGCGCCACCGCCCGCCGGCTGCGCGCCGCGTCCGGCCGCCGGCAGTACCTGACGGTGCTGGAGTGGCTGCTCGACGTCCACGCCGACCCGGTCGACGAGGAGTACGAACCGGCGCTCGGCTCGCACCAGATCTCCACCTCCGCGCTGGTCGTGGTGCTCACCCCGCTGATCGACCCGCGCGCCGCCGACATGCTGGCCCAGCTCACCCAGGCCGGCCGGTTCGTGGTCGCCGTGGACACGCTGCCGGCCGACGCCGCCCCGCCGGTCCGCAACCAGTGGAGCCCGCTGGGCACCCGGCTGTGGCGGATCGAGCGGGAAAATGTGCTGGGCCGGCTCCGCGAGCACGGCGTGCCGGTGGTGTCCTGGGCCGGCGCCGGCAGCCTGGATCTGGTGCTGCGCGACGTGGCCCGGATGGCTGCCGCGCCGAGGGGGCGATGA